The genomic stretch TATTGACGATGAACTAGAGGAAGAAGAAACCGTGGCGGATATGTTAGCGGAAGTTTCCGCTAAGTAGTGAATAGTTGATAGTGAATAAGTTATGTAGCAATTTCTTTGATTTAGCTATTCAATATTCATTATTGACTTTAAGCACTACTAATTATTTTTCGATATTCCGACTTTTAACTACTAATTATTTATTGAGTAATCATGCAAAGTTCAGCTATTGATTCCCAAGTTACCCTTGGTTACGAAAAGGAAGCCGAATCTGTTCATCATGGACACCCAGATCATCGGATGTTTGGTTTAGTATTGTTTCTTATCTCTGAAAGTATGATCTTTTTTGGTCTTTTCAGTGCTTATATGATTTACTATGCTACTCTGCCTGAATGGCCTATGGGTGACATAGAATTAGAGTTACTCTTACCGGGTGTCAACAGTATTATCCTGATTTCTAGTAGTTTTGTCATGCACAAGGGGCAAAGTTGCATTAGAAATAACGATGTTAAAGGGTTACAGTTATGGTTTGGTATCACTGCTATTATGGGGGCTATCTTCTTAGGTGGACAGCTTTATGAATACGCCCATACTGGTTTTGGTTTAACAGATAATCTCTTTGCCAGTTGTTTTTATGTGTTGACTGGTTTTCACGGTTTACACGTTACTGCTGGTTTACTGTTTATTTTAGCGGTATTGTGGCGATCGAGAAAAGAAGGACATTATTCTAGTAGTAAACATTTTGGAGTGGAAGCATCCGAGTTATATTGGCACTTTGTCGATGTTGTGTGGATTATTCTGTTTATTTTGGTTTATTTACTACCTTTACAATAAAGATTTTGGTGGGCATTGCCCACCCTAAAAATACAATTATTTCAAACTCACATTATTACCATCAACAATAAATAATCCGGTTGATTTGAGTAACTCTCCTAATTTTTTATAATTATAAGCCCTAGGATCAAAAGAAGAATCTAGTTTTAATAACTGTTGATTTAATGTTCCTAAATTAACTGTTTTACTTTCATCGACCATGACTGAATCGAAAGCATTTTTTAATAATTTATTGAGTTTTTTTTCTTTTTTTAAAGTGGTATTTTTTTCACTATTAACTGCTATATTCTCGACAATTTCTTCACTAGAACTTTCGTTATCATTATCTAAAAAATCAGTACAAATAAATCGATCGCAAGCAGAAACAAAAGGAATAGGAGTAGTTTTTTTTCCAAAACCATAAACGAGTAAGCCATTTTGTCGAATACGATTAACTAATCTAGTAAAATCACTATCACTAGAAACAATACAAAAACCATCAAATTTTTCTGTGTAAAGTAAATCCATCGCATCGATAATTAGTGCGTTATCTGTAGAATTTTTACCTGATGTATAGAAAAATTGTTGTATGGGTAAAAGTGCAAATTCATTGAGTATTTTTTTCCATGTATTCATTTGAGGACTTGTCCAATCACCATAAACTCTTTTTACATAAGCTGTACCAAATTTGGTGATTTCTCTTAATAAGGATTCCATTATTTTAGTGCTAGTATTATCAGCATCAATTAACACCGCCAATTTATCTGATCTAAATTCAATTTCACCTCTCATAATATTTTACTTTTTCCTATATTTCAGTCTATTAATATTTTATGATATTAAAAAATTAAAAAATAAAACTAAAAAATAAAAGTCATTTGTCAGGGGATAAGTTAACCTATTTTTTTCAGCCCTTCACCCTTAACTTATTTAACTGGGAAGACGAATAATAATTACAGTGGTAGCTAGTTTTGAAGCGATCGATTCTGGAATATTACCATACCATGCTTGTTGTAATAAACTTTCTCTGGATGCTCCTAATATAACTAGCTCCGCATTTTGTGATTGAGAAAGATGTAAAATAGCAGAAATAACCGAAGGTGAGGAGATGATAAGAGGATTAACTTCCGTTTTGACTAAATTTCTTAATTTTTTGACTTCTAGGTGAAGATTTCTAAAGTCAATATTGGTTTCTTCAGGGGAATGCACTTTGGTTAAATAAACTGGAGGAAATTTGTTTTCAGGATAGATGCTAAGAAAAGCAGGTAATAGTTTTAATCCTTCTTCTGCATTAGGGCCCCCGGCCGTTGGTACTAAAAAACTACCACTGCCACCATTGGGATAAGATTGCCCATCACCCAACTTCACCAAAATTAACTCGCAAGGAGCTTGATTAATAAGGCTATCGATAAGACGAGAAAAGATAAATTCATCGGACTCTCCATTTTGTTTCCAGCCCATCAACAATAAGTTAATATGTTGAGTTTTGATGATGTCCATGACAATTTTACTGCGATGATGCCCCACAATAATTTTTGTGTGAACAGAGATTTTCGCTTTTCTTCCCATTCTTTCTAAATTGTGCATTAGATGACGGGCTTCTCTTGTATCTACTTTTGTAGTTCGAGGATCTTGATGCTTTGGTATTTTTATTACTCTCACAAACTCTATTTCGTAATGATAATATGTTGCGATCGCACGAGCAATTTTAAATAAACCTCGAAAGTCATCTTCTTTTGCTACTGGTACTAACATACATCCTTTACCCACCGCAGGAGAACAAGTTTGATAGATAGTATAAGCAGGTTGAGGTTTAAAACCCCTATCTCCCTTTAATTCATTTACCTCGGCACGAATAATATCAGTACGGGTAATAATCCCTACTAAACGGCTATCTTGTAAAACGGGTAAGCGGGATAATTGATAACGACTAAGCAAATACATGACATCAGTTAAAGAAGCATTTGCCATCACCGTAATCGGATTTCTTGTCATTATTTCATCTACCTTCAACCGAGTGTTAGTAGAATCTACCTTCACCAAATCTGACTGAGTAATAATACCAACTAAGTCTGTATCATCAACTACTGGAAAACCCCGATGATGAGAAACTGTCATTAACTCTAGTACTTTAGGAATAGTTAAATCTGATGAAATAGTTTCCACTTGAGATTGCATCACATCAGAAGCTGTTAAATGACTTAAAAAATGATCTTGAGCATCGTTATTTTCTTCTTGTAATTCCATGCCCATCGCTCGCAGTAAATGTTGATAAACTGAGCCTTTTTCAAAAGTTTCTGCACTGATATAAGCTACAGCACAACTAATCATTAAAGGTAAAACAAGGTTAAAGTTACCATTCAACTCAAAAACAATGATAATTGCCGTAATAGGGACTCTGACGACTCCGGTGAATAATGCACCCATACCCACTAAAGAAAAGGTTGCAACGGCACTACTTCCCGACAAATAACCCTCTACATCTCCAACTAAATACCCTAAAGCTGAGCCCATAATTAAAGCAGGGGCAAATAATCCCCCCGGAGCACCCGATCCTGCGGCAATAATAGTTAAGATATAGTGAGCTAAAAATGCTAAGGCTGTTTCTTCCCAAGTTAGCTCTCCTTTAATCAAAAAATCTTTTAATCCGGCGTTATCTCGAAAAAATGAGGGTAAAAAAGAGATAATTAGTCCAGAAACTAATCCAGCGACTCCTATACGCACAAAAAGAGGTATTTTTAATTTTTGATTCCACTCTAGGCTAAATAAAACACTACGGTTAAAGATTGCCCCTAAAACTCCTGCAATTACCCCTAGTAATAAATAGGAAGGAATATCTTGGGGTATAAAGTAAAGATTTTCTGAGGATAATATGCCTTCAGATAAGGATAAGGGAGATTGTAAAATGAGGGATACTACTGCTCCTGTAAAAGATGCGACGATCGCCGTTTCCAGAGTCAAGTTAGAAACATCTCTTAATAATTCCTCAACTACAAACATCACTCCAGCAATGGGAGTATTAAACCCAGCCGCCAATCCTGCCGCCGCACCCGCCGCTATCATCTGTCTTCGATGCTCGGGGGATGTGGGTACAAAACGGGTTAATTCTCCTGCTAAAGCGGCACCAATGTGGACTGTGGGGGCTCTACGCCCTAGGGTTAATCCGGCACCTAGTACTAAAATTGTACCAATTAATTTAACAACAGCAACTTTCAAAGACAAAGGTATTTTATATCTAGCTAAAGCGGCTTTAATTTGGGGAATACCGCCTCCTGCGGCTTCTGGGGAGACATTTTCTACTAATAATCCCGCCATACTGCCCAAAATAAGACCAAATAGAGGTAAAACAGCAATAGCACCCCATTTATCGACTAATTGTAAGCGGTAACTTCCTAGAAAATTAATTCCTTCTTTGAGAAATAGGGCGGCTAAACCTGAGAAAATACCGATTAAACAGGCTTCTATTAAAGCATAACGAGTGGAAATCGATCCTCTGGCGAAATGTTGAGATTTAAACCATTCTTGCCACTGCTTGATCATATCTTAGTGGGGAGTGGGGTAAGTGATAAATAAGTAAGCTAAATTACTTCGTTAAAATCAAATAACCTTTTTATATTATCAAAGTTTTATCATCATCGAAAATAATGAATGAATTTTTAAAGAAAGGAATTGAAGAATTTAACCTACAACAATTTTATGCCTGTCATGATACTTTAGAAGAAATGTGGATGGATTCGATCGAACCTGACAAAACATTTTATCAAGGAATTTTACAAATAGCAGTAGGTTGCTATCATTTAAGCAATAGTAATTGGCGAGGGGCAGTGATTTTATTAGGAGAAGGGTTAAGAAAATTAGTCTCATATGAGCCTGATTATTTATCAATTAATGTTACTGATTTAACAACAAATACCTATGAATTATTAATTACTTTACAACAGATTAATCCACATTCTGTCAAGGATTTTTACGAAAAATTAATTAATCATCAATTAGAAAATAATCTTACTTTTCCTTCGATAATTACGATCGATAAATAAAAAGGTATTAGGTTTTAGGTAGTAGGTTTTAGGTAGTAGGTTTTAGGTGAAATTAAAACTGTTAATTTATAACAATGGCATTTTTATAATTGTATAATCATTATATAGCGATCCTAAATTATTAGTGAGAAATTAAATATTAGTAAATAATCCTAATTCGTTATTAATTGTCGATTTTCAATTCTTAATATATTTATCATGGCTTCTTTTAAAGATTTAATTAGATATTACGATCGATATAAATTAACCGTCATTTTTAGTATAGGGGCGTCCGGTTTATTTGAATTAATTGATTTAATTATACCTTATTTAATTGGTCAAATTTTAAATGTTCTTTCCGGAGAATCCTTAGATAATTTTTTACAAAATATCGTAAATAACATTGCGAACTTTGTTAATACTAATCCTGATGAAAAAACTCTATCTTTAACAATTTTAATTACCATGATTTTTTTTATTACTGTAGCTAGAGCACCTATTCAACCTTGGATTAGTTCATGGTATCACTGGGAAATTACTCTTAAATCTAGGCGAGATTATTCTCAAAAAGTAATTGAAAAAATACTAAGTTTACCTCTGAGTTTTTATGAGGAAAATAACCCCGGAAGAATTGCAGGAAGAGTAGCTAGAGGTATTGCAAATCATACATGGACTTATCCAGAAATTGCAGGACAATTATTACCTAAACTAATTAGAGTGTTAGGAATTTTTTTGATTATTTTATTACTAGAAAAATGGATTGCTTTTGGTTTTATTATCTCTTTTTCTCTGATTTTATTATTTACCTTAATTAATCTGAAAAAATTAATTCAACAAGAGGAATTATTAGACAAACATCAAGAAAATACAGAAAGTCGAACATCAGAAATTATTACTAATATTAAAACTGTTAAGGCTTTTGCAACAGAATCTCAAGAATTAATTAGACAAAATAAAAGACTAAATAGAGAGTATCAAGTAGTTATTAATCGTATTCATTTAGGGTATGTAAAACTTGCTACTTGGTCAAAAACAGTGGTACAGTTATCGTTATTTTTAGTATTTTTATTTATTCTTATTCCTACACTTAATAAAGAAGTTTCGTTAGGACATTTTATTACTATTTATACTGTAGCAAGTATGGCTTATGCAGAAATAGAACCTATTAGTATTTTAGCTGAAACTTTTGCTCGTCGTTACGCTTCGATGATTCGTTTTCACGAGTTTATGAATCTTCCCATCGGAGAGGATGCTTCTACTTTAATTCCCAAAAATATTTCTAATATTAATTATCAATTTAGTGGTAAATTAGAGTTGAAAAATATTTCTTTTGGTTATCATCTCGATCGAGGGGTATTAAATAATATTAATATCTTAATTAATCCCTATGAAACTGTCGCATTAGTAGGAAGATCTGGATCTGGAAAATCAACTTTAGTTAAACTGTTATTAAGGTATTTTGAACCTTTAACTGGTGAAATTTTATTAGATGGAATTAATATTCGTAGCCTTGATATTGGTGGTTATCGTCGTCGTTTAGCCATTGTACATCAAGAAGTGGATATGTTTAATGGTACTATTTTGGATAATCTCATCTATGGTAACTCGGAAGTTTCGATCGAGGAAGTAAAACAAGCTTGTGCTATTGCTAGAGTTGATGAATTTATCAAAGACTTACCCCATAAATATTATACCGTAGTGGGAGAGCGAGGAGTGAGATTATCGGGGGGGCAAAAACAACGGTTAGGTATTGCTAGGGCATTGATTATGAATCCTGATATACTTATTTTTGATGAGGCAACTTCTAGTCTTGATTATGAGTCAGAAAGAGAGATTCAGTTAGCCATGCGATCAATTTTTGGCACTCGTACTACAATTATTATTGCCCACCGCTTGAGTACTGTGCGTTCTGCTGATAAAATTATAGTCTTAGATCAAGGTACGATCGCAGAAATAGGCAACCATGAGGAGTTATTAGCTAGACAAGGTATTTATCAAAGGCTACACTCCCTTCAGGAAACTGGAGACTTGTATTAAGTAGAAGATGATGAAAAAGTCTTTTGATAGGGAGTAGGTATTAGGTTGAATTAAGTCTTAGATAGTCGCTTTAGTCTACTTTTGTCCTACTCTTTACAATTTATTTCAAATTGGGTTATGATAAAAATTCTTCATTCCTAATTCCTCATTCTTACTTTCTTTTCGTTAAAACTAAAGCCGCTTCCTTCCATTTACCCATTTTGAGCAGAAGATTAGCCGCCTTGAGTTTGTTTCCAGAAAGTTGCCATGCTTTTATCGCTTCATCCCATTTACTTTCACCTTGTTGCTCACAAGTATAAGCCACTTTATCCCACTGAGATATTTTACGCCAACATTCTTCAGCTAATGACCAGTATAAACCTTGTTCATAACATAATCCCGCTTTCATGATTTTATCTTTATCTTCACTCTCTAACCAACATTGTGCCGCTTTTTCCCACTCTTTCAATTGTTGATAAGCGATCGCTACCATATCATACTGTTGTAAATTTTGCCAACAATCTGCATTTTTTTGCCATAATTTCGCCTTTTGATAGCAAGTAGCCGCTTTTTCCCATTCAGAAATTAATTCCCACACTTCTCCAGCAGATTCCCACTTCTGTTGTTTCTCAACCATCATCGCAACTTTATCCCACGCCTCTAACTTACGCCAACATTCTTCAGCTTGAGAAAAGAATTGGATAGTTTGATAGACTTCTCCTGCTTTTTCCCATTCTTTTGCCAAGGTATAAGCCTCCCCCGCCTTATCTAGTTGGTTTTGTTTTTCACACATTAAAGCAACCATTAACCAGTTTTCCAATTGTCGCCAGAGGTTTTCAGCTAAATCCCAAAACTCCCCTTGTTGATAACAAACAGCCGCATTCTCTAAATGAGAAATTTGCAACCAAGCAGACGCAGCCTTCTCCCATTGTTGTTGTCTTTGCCAAATATCCGCAGCAAACTCCCATTTATCTTGTTTTTCACAGGCAATCGCCGCTTTTTGCCAATCACCGATAACTAGCCAACAAGACTCAGCTTTACTCCAGTTTTCTAACATCTCATAACATCTTCCAGCATTTTCCATGTCATCTATGGCTAACCAAGCCTGGGCAGATTTTTCCCATTCCTCTTGTTTCTCACAGGTTAAAGCAACTTTTTGCCAATTTTGCAGTTGACGATAACAAGTCTCTGCGTTTTGCCAATCTTTATCTTTTTCATAGCAAATACCAGCTTTTTCTATTTCTCCTATTGTTAGCCATGCTTGTGAAGCGAATTGCCATTTTTGTTGAGTCTCACAGATTAAGGCGACTTTTTGCCAATTTTGCAGTTGACGATAACAAGTCTCTGCGTTTTGCCAATCTTTATCTTTTTCATAGCAAATACCAGCTTTTTCTATTTCTCCTATTTTTAACCATGCTTGTGAAGCGAATTGCCATTTTTGTTGAGTCTCACAGATTAAGGCAACTTTTTGCCAATTTTGCAGTTGACGATAACAAGTTTCTGCATTTTGCCAGTCTTCACTTTTTTCGTAACAAATACCAGCTTTTTCTACTTCTTCTATTTTTAACCATGCAGATGCAGCTTTATCCCATTGTTGTTGATTTTCCCATAATTGGGAAGCCATTTCCCATTTACCTTGTTTTTGATAAACCTCACCTAATTTTGTCCAATTTTCTATTTTTTGCCAACATTCTTCTGCTTTTGCCCATAATTCTTCATTTTCGTAGCAAATTGCAGCATAATCCCATCGTTGAATTTTTTCCCATAGAGTTGCAGACTTTTCCCAGTTTCCTAAATTTTGCCAAATTTTTGCAGAATCTTCCCATTTTTCTTGTCTCTCACACATCAAGGCAACTCTTTCCCAATCTTCCAATTGACGATAACAATTTTCTGCTTCTTGCCATGCTTCTATTTTTTCATAACAAAAAGCAGATTTTTCTTGGGGGTTAACTTTTTGCCAATTTTGTGCCGCTTCTAACCATTTTTCTTGTCTTTCACACATCAACGCCACATTTACCCATTGTTGTAAATCTCGCCAACAATCTTCTGCTTTTTCCCAGTTTCTTGCCAATTCGTAATCGAGAGAAGCCTTCGATAAGTCTCCTAGACGAAACCAGATGTCTGCTGATTCTTGCCATTTGGATTGTTTTCGACAAAGGATAGCTACTTTTTGCCAATCTTGAAGATGACGAAAACAAACTTCTGCTTCTTCCCATGCGTCTATTTTTTCATAACACCATCCAGCTTGAGAAAATTGCCGTAATTTTTCCCATGCCTTTCCAGCTTGAGAAAACTGTTTTAATTCCTGCCATAATTTAGCTGAAGATTCATAATCTCCTTTTTCAAAACAAGATAACGCCACCATATCCCAATTTTCCAATTCCCGCCAAAGATTTTCTGCTAACTGCCATAATTCTCCTTGACAATAACATTTAGCGGCAGACTCTTTCTTGTCTATCTTCAACCATGCCCAAGCGGCTTTTTCCCATTGTTTTTGTTGTTGATAGGTAATAGCCAGTTTTTCCCAGTTTTCTAATTTTAACCAACAAGACTCTGTTTTTAACCAAATTTGACCTTTTTCATAGCATAATCCAGCTTTTTTGGTTTCTTTTGCCATTTCCCAAGCAAAACCGGCTTTTTCCCATTGTTTCAATTTTTGCCAAATTTCTGCCGCTTCTTGCCATTTATGTTGAGATTCACAACAGGAAGCTACATTCGGTAAATAATTTAGTTTACGCCAACAGGCTTCTGCTTTTTGCCAACACATCCCCCGTTGATAACATTGGGCAGCTTGGGAAAGTTGAGAGATTTTGAGATAACATTGGGCGGCTTTTTGCCATTGTTGTAATTTTTGCCAAATTTTGGCAGACTCTTGCCATTTTTCCTGTGCTTGACAACACAAGGCAATTTTTTCCCATTGGTTTAATTTTCGCCAACAATTTTCTGCTTTTTCCCACTGAGATATTTTTTCATAACAAATACCGGCTTTTTCCCATTTATCAATTTTTTCCCATTCTTTAGCGGCTTTTTCCCATTGGTTTTCTTCTTCTCTAATTAAAGCGGTTTTTTCCCATGCTTTTAGTTTTTCCCACATCAAGGCACAACGGGATAAGTCTCCTTTTTGACGATAAATTTTCTCGGCTTTAGAATAACATTTTTGGGCTTCTAAGGAATTATTTTGTTTTTG from Geminocystis sp. NIES-3709 encodes the following:
- a CDS encoding heme-copper oxidase subunit III; translated protein: MQSSAIDSQVTLGYEKEAESVHHGHPDHRMFGLVLFLISESMIFFGLFSAYMIYYATLPEWPMGDIELELLLPGVNSIILISSSFVMHKGQSCIRNNDVKGLQLWFGITAIMGAIFLGGQLYEYAHTGFGLTDNLFASCFYVLTGFHGLHVTAGLLFILAVLWRSRKEGHYSSSKHFGVEASELYWHFVDVVWIILFILVYLLPLQ
- a CDS encoding NYN domain-containing protein; the protein is MRGEIEFRSDKLAVLIDADNTSTKIMESLLREITKFGTAYVKRVYGDWTSPQMNTWKKILNEFALLPIQQFFYTSGKNSTDNALIIDAMDLLYTEKFDGFCIVSSDSDFTRLVNRIRQNGLLVYGFGKKTTPIPFVSACDRFICTDFLDNDNESSSEEIVENIAVNSEKNTTLKKEKKLNKLLKNAFDSVMVDESKTVNLGTLNQQLLKLDSSFDPRAYNYKKLGELLKSTGLFIVDGNNVSLK
- a CDS encoding chloride channel protein, which produces MIKQWQEWFKSQHFARGSISTRYALIEACLIGIFSGLAALFLKEGINFLGSYRLQLVDKWGAIAVLPLFGLILGSMAGLLVENVSPEAAGGGIPQIKAALARYKIPLSLKVAVVKLIGTILVLGAGLTLGRRAPTVHIGAALAGELTRFVPTSPEHRRQMIAAGAAAGLAAGFNTPIAGVMFVVEELLRDVSNLTLETAIVASFTGAVVSLILQSPLSLSEGILSSENLYFIPQDIPSYLLLGVIAGVLGAIFNRSVLFSLEWNQKLKIPLFVRIGVAGLVSGLIISFLPSFFRDNAGLKDFLIKGELTWEETALAFLAHYILTIIAAGSGAPGGLFAPALIMGSALGYLVGDVEGYLSGSSAVATFSLVGMGALFTGVVRVPITAIIIVFELNGNFNLVLPLMISCAVAYISAETFEKGSVYQHLLRAMGMELQEENNDAQDHFLSHLTASDVMQSQVETISSDLTIPKVLELMTVSHHRGFPVVDDTDLVGIITQSDLVKVDSTNTRLKVDEIMTRNPITVMANASLTDVMYLLSRYQLSRLPVLQDSRLVGIITRTDIIRAEVNELKGDRGFKPQPAYTIYQTCSPAVGKGCMLVPVAKEDDFRGLFKIARAIATYYHYEIEFVRVIKIPKHQDPRTTKVDTREARHLMHNLERMGRKAKISVHTKIIVGHHRSKIVMDIIKTQHINLLLMGWKQNGESDEFIFSRLIDSLINQAPCELILVKLGDGQSYPNGGSGSFLVPTAGGPNAEEGLKLLPAFLSIYPENKFPPVYLTKVHSPEETNIDFRNLHLEVKKLRNLVKTEVNPLIISSPSVISAILHLSQSQNAELVILGASRESLLQQAWYGNIPESIASKLATTVIIIRLPS
- a CDS encoding DUF309 domain-containing protein, translated to MNEFLKKGIEEFNLQQFYACHDTLEEMWMDSIEPDKTFYQGILQIAVGCYHLSNSNWRGAVILLGEGLRKLVSYEPDYLSINVTDLTTNTYELLITLQQINPHSVKDFYEKLINHQLENNLTFPSIITIDK
- a CDS encoding ABC transporter ATP-binding protein, encoding MASFKDLIRYYDRYKLTVIFSIGASGLFELIDLIIPYLIGQILNVLSGESLDNFLQNIVNNIANFVNTNPDEKTLSLTILITMIFFITVARAPIQPWISSWYHWEITLKSRRDYSQKVIEKILSLPLSFYEENNPGRIAGRVARGIANHTWTYPEIAGQLLPKLIRVLGIFLIILLLEKWIAFGFIISFSLILLFTLINLKKLIQQEELLDKHQENTESRTSEIITNIKTVKAFATESQELIRQNKRLNREYQVVINRIHLGYVKLATWSKTVVQLSLFLVFLFILIPTLNKEVSLGHFITIYTVASMAYAEIEPISILAETFARRYASMIRFHEFMNLPIGEDASTLIPKNISNINYQFSGKLELKNISFGYHLDRGVLNNINILINPYETVALVGRSGSGKSTLVKLLLRYFEPLTGEILLDGINIRSLDIGGYRRRLAIVHQEVDMFNGTILDNLIYGNSEVSIEEVKQACAIARVDEFIKDLPHKYYTVVGERGVRLSGGQKQRLGIARALIMNPDILIFDEATSSLDYESEREIQLAMRSIFGTRTTIIIAHRLSTVRSADKIIVLDQGTIAEIGNHEELLARQGIYQRLHSLQETGDLY